A portion of the Lolium rigidum isolate FL_2022 chromosome 1, APGP_CSIRO_Lrig_0.1, whole genome shotgun sequence genome contains these proteins:
- the LOC124684141 gene encoding beta-1,2-xylosyltransferase XYXT1-like gives MKVPVAVRSKSLKKSRGAPSCNLPLLLLIAGVMYVMIGKPFPSFLMGSRSFFNRAEEEFIPEPHVNCDFNSTRSDFCEIAGAIRIRGSTSEVFVVSPRRGATARDVFGPNSTWVAANATSWKMKPYTRKGESRIMNGIREFTVRLASADEALACDVMHEDVPAVLYSNGGYCGNYYHDFNDNIIPLFITTRHLGREVQLLVTQKQAWWFGKYGEIVDGLTRHEAVDLDGDTRVHCYRRVTVGLKSHKDLSIDPRRSPNNVSMVDFKRFLMWRYSLPREHAIRTEEDDEERRRPRLLIITRRSKRRFMNLEEIVAAAEKVGFEVTTSDLMTPPKKQDDEAVVDDSGQARMADASATVNAVDAMLAVHGSGLTNLVFLPMNAVVVQVVPLGQMEELAMDEYGVPPRDMNMRYLQYNITAEESTLSELYPRDHPVFMDPGPIHKQSWSLVDEIYLGKQDVRLDISRFRPVLQKALELLR, from the exons atgaaggtgcctgtgGCTGTGAGGAGCAAGAGCTTGAAGAAAAGCAGGGGAGCTCCTTCATGCAACCTTCCCCTGCTTCTGCTCATCGCTGGGGTTATGTACGTGATGATAG GCAAGCCTTTTCCATCATTCTTGATGGGTAGCAGGAGTTTCTTCAATCGAGCAG AGGAGGAGTTCATCCCGGAGCCACACGTGAACTGCGACTTCAACAGCACAAGGTCCGACTTCTGCGAGATAGCCGGTGCCATCCGCATCCGGGGCAGCACGTCGGAGGTGTTTGTCGTGTCCCCTCGCCGCGGCGCCACCGCCCGGGACGTCTTCGGCCCCAACTCGACGTGGGTCGCCGCCAACGCTACGAGCTGGAAAATGAAGCCGTACACGCGCAAGGGGGAGTCACGCATCATGAACGGCATCAGGGAGTTCACTGTGCGGCTCGCATCCGCCGACGAGGCTCTGGCGTGCGACGTGATGCACGAGGACGTGCCCGCCGTGCTCTACTCCAACGGCGGGTACTGCGGCAACTACTACCACGACTTCAACGACAACATCATCCCTCTATTCATCACGACGCGCCACCTGGGGCGCGAGGTGCAGCTGCTGGTGACGCAGAAGCAGGCGTGGTGGTTCGGCAAGTACGGCGAGATCGTGGACGGGCTGACGCGGCACGAGGCGGTGGACCTCGACGGCGACACACGGGTGCACTGTTATCGGCGGGTGACCGTCGGGCTAAAGAGTCACAAGGACCTGAGCATCGACCCTCGCCGCTCGCCCAACAACGTGTCCATGGTGGACTTCAAGCGGTTCCTCATGTGGCGGTATTCACTGCCCCGTGAGCATGCCATCCggacggaggaggacgacgaggagaggAGGCGGCCGCGGCTGCTGATCATCACCCGGCGGTCAAAGCGGCGGTTCATGAACCTGGAGGAGATCGTGGCCGCCGCGGAGAAGGTCGGTTTCGAGGTGACGACGTCGGACCTGATGACGCCGCCCAAGAAACAAGACGACGAGGCGGTCGTGGACGATAGCGGGCAGGCTCGGATGGCTGATGCGTCGGCGACGGTGAACGCAGTCGACGCAATGCTGGCGGTGCACGGTTCCGGGCTGACGAACCTGGTGTTTCTGCCGATGAACGCGGTGGTTGTGCAGGTGGTGCCGCTCGGGCAGATGGAGGAGCTGGCCATGGACGAGTACGGGGTGCCGCCGAGGGACATGAACATGAGGTACCTGCAGTACAACATCACGGCGGAGGAGAGCACGCTGTCGGAGCTGTACCCGAGAGACCACCCGGTGTTCATGGACCCGGGCCCCATACACAAGCAGAGCTGGTCGCTCGTCGATGAGATCTACCTCGGCAAGCAGGACGTCCGGCTCGACATCTCCAGGTTCAGGCCCGTCCTCCAGAAggcgctcgagctcctccggtga